One part of the Bacillota bacterium genome encodes these proteins:
- a CDS encoding DUF1385 domain-containing protein, with translation MNQNLQYGGQAVIEGVMMRSPRYFAVACRHPNGDIVVKLEDLANSWLARLKWLNRPFLRGTLALLDAMALGIRALRFSADVQLEEQTQTVQQKRINDLAIGSTMVVGLLIGLGLFVALPTTLTQLLPWKNPVLLNMLDGILRIALFLGYVVAVGNLKEIRRVFQYHGAEHKAINTLEAGLPLTMENAKQQSRIHPRCGTSFVMVVLILAIFVFSLTGRPPIWLRIPLHIALLPLVAGVAYEVIKFAGRYKESRWTRWLLAPGLWSQRITTREPEEAQIEVALRALQAVVEQEQRVNEEPVAVA, from the coding sequence ATGAACCAGAATCTGCAATACGGCGGGCAAGCCGTCATCGAAGGCGTGATGATGCGCAGCCCGCGCTATTTTGCCGTAGCGTGCCGCCACCCCAATGGCGACATCGTGGTGAAACTGGAAGACCTTGCCAATTCGTGGCTGGCGCGGTTGAAGTGGTTGAATCGCCCCTTCCTGCGAGGGACGCTCGCCCTGCTGGACGCCATGGCGCTGGGCATCCGCGCCCTGCGCTTCTCTGCCGATGTCCAGCTCGAAGAGCAGACGCAAACCGTGCAGCAAAAGCGCATCAACGACCTCGCCATCGGCTCCACTATGGTGGTGGGGCTTCTGATTGGGCTGGGGCTATTTGTAGCCTTACCGACCACCCTCACCCAGCTGCTGCCGTGGAAGAATCCCGTATTGTTGAACATGCTGGACGGCATCCTGCGCATCGCGCTGTTTCTCGGATACGTGGTGGCGGTGGGGAACCTGAAGGAGATCCGGCGGGTGTTTCAATACCACGGTGCGGAGCATAAAGCCATTAACACCCTGGAAGCTGGTCTGCCCCTCACGATGGAAAACGCGAAACAGCAGTCGCGCATCCATCCCCGCTGCGGCACCAGCTTTGTGATGGTGGTTTTGATTCTGGCGATATTTGTGTTCTCGCTCACCGGTCGCCCACCCATCTGGTTGCGTATCCCGTTGCACATTGCGTTGTTGCCGCTGGTGGCGGGTGTTGCCTACGAGGTCATTAAGTTTGCAGGCAGATACAAGGAATCGCGCTGGACGCGCTGGCTGCTGGCGCCCGGGCTGTGGAGCCAGCGAATCACCACGCGCGAGCCGGAGGAGGCGCAGATCGAGGTCGCCCTGCGCGCACTGCAGGCGGTGGTGGAACAGGAGCAACGGGTGAATGAGGAGCCAGTTGCAGTGGCGTAG
- a CDS encoding DUF1559 domain-containing protein — MRLMTKAFTLIELLVVIAILAILAAILFPVFSQAREKARQASCLSNMRQLGIALTMYMEDSDGLSFFFGHNSRLSRCYPAAPLGATRENRWWNQILPYTRMGGALLVCPSDAGRVPHILENGQDGKPYVPRSYVANRAGECLPQAAIDNPADIVIVTEKGDPFDDSWYEPPKNLYDKPGYGQPVLAMRRHSGGCNAMFFDGHAKWLSQGTWLSNPCGEPYSGVELIRRYPIPGGDFWHPNCPQ; from the coding sequence GTGCGTTTGATGACAAAAGCGTTCACTCTCATTGAACTTCTAGTGGTGATTGCCATTCTCGCTATCCTCGCAGCGATTCTGTTCCCCGTTTTCTCGCAGGCGCGAGAGAAGGCACGGCAAGCCAGCTGCCTCTCCAACATGCGCCAGCTGGGCATCGCGCTGACCATGTACATGGAAGATTCGGATGGGCTGAGTTTCTTCTTCGGGCATAACAGTCGGCTGAGCAGGTGCTATCCCGCCGCCCCGCTGGGCGCAACGCGCGAGAACCGCTGGTGGAACCAGATTTTGCCTTACACGCGCATGGGCGGAGCGTTACTGGTGTGCCCTTCCGACGCAGGCAGAGTCCCGCATATTTTGGAGAACGGGCAGGACGGTAAGCCCTACGTGCCGCGCTCCTACGTGGCAAACCGCGCCGGGGAGTGTTTGCCTCAAGCAGCCATCGACAACCCGGCGGACATCGTGATTGTCACCGAGAAGGGCGACCCGTTTGACGACTCGTGGTACGAGCCCCCCAAGAACCTGTATGACAAGCCCGGCTATGGACAGCCCGTGCTGGCAATGCGTCGGCATTCGGGTGGGTGTAACGCGATGTTCTTTGACGGTCACGCCAAGTGGCTGAGTCAGGGCACATGGCTGTCGAACCCGTGTGGCGAACCCTACTCTGGCGTTGAGCTTATCCGTCGCTACCCCATTCCCGGTGGGGACTTCTGGCATCCAAACTGTCCGCAGTAA
- a CDS encoding alpha/beta hydrolase family protein: MARTYQHLGVYSDWFDAANKAHKLYPVPPPGKETQERLREMLGFHFEEERPRAVKVERRWERDGLLGEEVSWSVGYGPRTVAWVLKPEGAKEPLPGVLALHDHGGFKYYGKEKIADGPDETHLMLQPFREEYYGGRAFANALAKEGFVVLVSDTFLWGSRKFPLETIAETDANARELLSSWDEENPTAEMIARYNSIAAQHEHLVEKYCHLLGTTLAGVVSYEDRVAVNYLRSRKDVQSDAIGCIGLSGGGARSALLQATCEYIRAAVIVGMMNTFEQTLDHNVVTHTWMVLPWGWARYGDWSDIAACRAPSPLMVQYDIDDSLFTPEGMRAADRRIRAHYRRVGAPKNYVGEFYPGGHKFDLEMQASAFAWLKKQLGSVSVSS, translated from the coding sequence ATGGCACGCACTTATCAGCATCTGGGTGTCTACAGCGACTGGTTCGACGCCGCGAATAAGGCACACAAGCTGTATCCTGTCCCCCCACCGGGCAAAGAGACGCAGGAGCGGCTGCGAGAGATGCTGGGTTTTCACTTCGAGGAGGAACGTCCGCGCGCGGTGAAGGTGGAGCGCCGCTGGGAGCGCGATGGACTGCTGGGTGAGGAGGTCTCCTGGTCGGTGGGATATGGTCCGCGCACGGTGGCTTGGGTACTGAAACCCGAAGGGGCGAAGGAGCCGTTGCCAGGCGTGCTTGCCCTGCATGACCACGGCGGCTTCAAGTATTACGGTAAGGAGAAAATCGCTGACGGCCCCGACGAGACGCACCTCATGCTGCAACCGTTCCGTGAGGAGTACTACGGAGGGCGGGCTTTTGCCAACGCGCTGGCAAAAGAGGGCTTCGTGGTGCTGGTGTCCGACACCTTCCTGTGGGGCAGCCGAAAGTTTCCGCTGGAGACCATCGCTGAAACCGATGCCAATGCCCGTGAGTTGCTGTCCAGCTGGGACGAAGAGAACCCAACGGCGGAGATGATTGCCCGTTACAACAGCATTGCGGCGCAGCACGAGCATCTCGTCGAGAAGTACTGCCACCTGCTGGGTACCACGCTGGCGGGTGTGGTGAGCTACGAAGACCGCGTGGCGGTGAACTACCTGCGTTCGCGCAAAGACGTGCAGTCGGACGCTATCGGCTGCATTGGGCTATCGGGAGGAGGGGCGCGCTCCGCCCTGCTGCAGGCGACGTGCGAATATATCCGCGCCGCGGTCATCGTGGGCATGATGAACACCTTCGAACAGACGCTCGACCACAACGTGGTGACCCACACCTGGATGGTGCTGCCTTGGGGCTGGGCACGTTACGGCGACTGGTCAGACATTGCCGCCTGCCGTGCACCGTCGCCGCTGATGGTGCAGTATGATATCGACGACTCCCTGTTTACCCCTGAGGGCATGCGTGCGGCAGACCGCCGAATCCGCGCACATTACCGCCGCGTGGGCGCACCGAAAAACTACGTGGGCGAGTTCTACCCGGGCGGGCACAAGTTCGACTTGGAGATGCAAGCCAGCGCGTTTGCCTGGCTCAAGAAGCAGCTGGGATCAGTCAGCGTCAGCAGCTGA
- the rpmE gene encoding 50S ribosomal protein L31 yields MKQGIHPEYKIATVTCACGNTFTTRSLKEEIHVEICSKCHPFFTGKQKIVDTGGRVERFLRKYGLQG; encoded by the coding sequence ATGAAGCAAGGCATCCATCCAGAATACAAAATCGCGACGGTAACCTGCGCCTGCGGGAACACCTTTACCACCCGCTCGCTCAAGGAGGAGATTCACGTCGAAATCTGCTCGAAGTGCCACCCGTTCTTTACGGGTAAGCAGAAGATTGTGGATACCGGCGGGCGCGTGGAGCGGTTCCTGCGCAAATATGGACTGCAGGGCTAG